From one Sparus aurata chromosome 16, fSpaAur1.1, whole genome shotgun sequence genomic stretch:
- the id3 gene encoding DNA-binding protein inhibitor ID-3 — translation MKAISPVRSVRSCYKAVCCLSEQSLVISRNKHSCLEEQVSALCDMNDCYSKLKELVPSIPQDEAVSQVEILQHVIDYIFDLQIALEAEDAAAPKMVLSIKTADLTRNFSKEEGRLCH, via the exons ATGAAAGCCATCAGTCCCGTCCGCTCGGTGAGGAGCTGCTACAAGGCCGTGTGCTGCCTCTCGGAGCAGAGCCTCGTCATCAGCCGGAATAAACACTCGTGTCTGGAGGAGCAGGTGAGCGCGCTGTGCGACATGAACGACTGCTACTCGAAGCTGAAGGAGCTGGTGCCGAGCATCCCGCAGGACGAGGCGGTGAGCCAGGTGGAGATCCTGCAGCACGTCATTGACTACATCTTCGACCTGCAGATCGCGCTGGAGGCGGAGGACGCAGCCGCACCGAAGATGGTTTTGTCAATAAAG ACTGCGGATCTTACGCGCAATTTCTCCAAAGAAGAAGGACGATTGTGCCACTAA